In Solanum pennellii chromosome 7, SPENNV200, the following are encoded in one genomic region:
- the LOC107024900 gene encoding uncharacterized protein LOC107024900 — protein sequence MAYEMVLPAELAFVLLVFHVSMLKKCLGDPTLILPIQGLGVDEDLSYEEVPVEILDRHVKRMRNKKVARLKVLWMNHLVEGATWESEADMRSFYPHLFIS from the coding sequence ATGGCCTATGAGATGGtgttgcctgcggagctagcttttGTTCTTCTGgtttttcatgtctctatgttaaaaaAGTGCCTTGGTGATCCAACTTTGATTCTTCCTATTCAAGGTTTGGgagttgatgaagacttgtcctatgaggaggttcctgtTGAGATTCTAGACCGGCATGTAAAACGTATGAGAAATAAGAAGGTTGCTAGATTGAAGGTATTGTGGatgaaccatcttgttgagggagcTACGTGGGAGTCCGAGGCTGATATGAGATCCTTTTACCCTCATCTCTTCAtctcttga